The genomic window CCTAATAATGCTAGCCCGATATGAATAAAAGTTGTCACACTTGCTTCTAGGTGGGTGATAAACTCACCAGGCATAATGGTTGCTAATAGTAAGTTGATAATAGACAAACTATAAACGATCGGTAATAGGAACCAGGCGCGGCCATTAAAGGCAACAATGGTCATAATAATACTGATTAACAAACTGACGGTAGAGCCTAAATTTAACAAGGTTAAGTTCTGACCTTCGCTAACAAAGATCAATGTTTTTAATGCGATACCATGACTTACCAGAGCAATAACCGCTAATACGAGTGTAAGCCTGGCGTAAATTTTTTGTTTACCAGCTAAACCTGGCATAATGAGTAGCACACTCAAAAAATAGGTACTAATGGCTATAATAGCGAATACTGACATAATGTTTTTATTTGTTAGCTAATTTATTAAATGTAAGTAAGTTAGTATAGCGTTTGCCAGCATTGCCTCCAACTGTTGATCACTATTCTTATGAAACTCGATGCAGAGATTGAATTATCATCGTGTTATAATAAAAAATTAACTGACAGCAGATCCCTTTAACAGAATTGAGTTAAGCACATGTTTGATAATTTAACTGACAGACTTTCGCGTACATTGCGCAATATTAGTGGCCGTGGAAGATTGACTGAAGACAATATTAAAGAAACATTACGTGAAGTTCGCATGGCTCTATTAGAAGCTGATGTTGCTTTGCCAGTTGTACGCGAATTCATTCAATCGGTAAAAGAAAGTGCAGTAGGTCAAGATGTCAATAAAAGTCTAACACCAGGCCAAGAATTCGTTAAAATTGTGCAAAATGAGCTCACTAAAGCGATGGGTGAGGAGAACAGCGCTTTAAATTTAGCCATACAACCGCCGGCCGTTATTCTTATGGCGGGCTTGCAAGGTGCGGGTAAAACCACCACTGTGGCTAAATTAGGAAAATTATTAAAAGAAAAACAGAAGAAAAAAGTTTTAGTCGTTTCTGCTGATATTTATCGTCCTGCTGCCATTAAGCAGTTAGAAACACTCACTCAAACGGTCGGAATTGATTTTTTTCCATCCACCTCAAGTGAGAAACCTGTTGAGATTGCGACTAATGCGCTACAACATGCAAAATTAAAATTTTATGATGTGCTAATCATCGATACTGCTGGGCGTCTACATGTTGATGAAGCCATGATGGAAGAAATTCAGGCGATCCATCGCGCCATTAATCCAATTGAAACCCTATTTATTGTTGATGCAATGACCGGGCAAGATGCGGCTAATACCGCTAAGTCTTTTAATGAAAGTTTGCCATTAACCGGTATCATATTAACGAAAATTGATGGTGATGCTCGTGGTGGTGCCGCATTATCAATCCGTCATATTACCGGTAAACCCATTAAATTTTTGGGAATAGGGGAGAAAATTGATGGCTTAGAACCTTTTTATCCTGACAGGATTGCCTCTCGTATCCTGGGTATGGGAGATGTTTTATCGCTGATTGAAGAGATAGAAAGTAAAGTTGACCGTGAAAAGGCGGAGAAGCTTGCTAATAAACTTAAAAAAGGGAATAGTTTTGATCTAAATGATTTTCTTGAGCAGCTTAAACAGATGCGCAATATGGGCGGTATGGCGAGTATGCTAAGTAAAATGCCAGGTATATCCCAAGTTCCTGATGCGGTTAAGTCACAAATGGATGATAATGTGTTGGTCAGAATGGAAGCGATTATTAGTTCGATGACCATTAAAGAACGACAAAAACCAGAAATTATTAAAGGATCACGCAAGAGACGCATTGCAGCCGGTTCTGGCACACAGGTACAGGATATTAACCGGCTACTGAAGCAGTTTGATGATATGCAACGCATGATGAAGAAAATGAAAAAAGGCGGATTAGCTAAGATGATGCGCGGGATGAAAGGTATGATGCCACCGGGTTTCCCTGGCGGTTAACAACTGAGCATTAAATAAACAATTCGTACTTTTGATTGCTTTTTATCTTAAAAAGAGTAGAATCTTGGGGCTTTTTATATGACAACCAGACTCTATTCCTCGATAGAGTCTGGTTGTTTTGTTAACTAATGAGGATGTTATGGTAACAATTCGTTTAGCTCGTGGTGGCGCAAAGAAGCGTCCATTTTATCAAATAGTTGTCACAGATAGCCGTAATGCACGTGATGGTCGCTTTATTGAGCGTATCGGTTTTTTTAACCCTATCGCATCAGGTAATGCGGAAGAATTGCGTTTAGATTTAGATCGTGTAGAGCATTGGGTTGGTTTAGGTGCAGCAGTTTCTGATCGTGTTTCGACACTGATCAAACAAGCAAAAAAAGCAGCTTAATTTACTACGGTGGTGGTGATGAGCAAAGAGGTTTGCCTTAAGATCCCTGTTAATCCTATTGTATTAGGAAAATTAGGCTCTGCCCATGGCATTCGTGGTTGGCTCAGAGTTTTTTCATCCACCGAATATACCGAAGATATTTTTGAGTATCAGCCTTGGTTTATTCAACGTTCTGGTCAGTGGCAACAACTGGAATTAG from Arsenophonus sp. aPb includes these protein-coding regions:
- a CDS encoding inner membrane protein YpjD; this encodes MSVFAIIAISTYFLSVLLIMPGLAGKQKIYARLTLVLAVIALVSHGIALKTLIFVSEGQNLTLLNLGSTVSLLISIIMTIVAFNGRAWFLLPIVYSLSIINLLLATIMPGEFITHLEASVTTFIHIGLALLGYATLIIAALYALQLALLDYQLKNKKLIFTPDIPPLMVIERKMFHIIQVGVILLTLTLGTGMIFMDNVFNKENIHKAILSICAWVIYLILLWGHFHHGWRGRRVIVFNLIGAFILTLAFFGNRLLLHIVTI
- the ffh gene encoding signal recognition particle protein; its protein translation is MFDNLTDRLSRTLRNISGRGRLTEDNIKETLREVRMALLEADVALPVVREFIQSVKESAVGQDVNKSLTPGQEFVKIVQNELTKAMGEENSALNLAIQPPAVILMAGLQGAGKTTTVAKLGKLLKEKQKKKVLVVSADIYRPAAIKQLETLTQTVGIDFFPSTSSEKPVEIATNALQHAKLKFYDVLIIDTAGRLHVDEAMMEEIQAIHRAINPIETLFIVDAMTGQDAANTAKSFNESLPLTGIILTKIDGDARGGAALSIRHITGKPIKFLGIGEKIDGLEPFYPDRIASRILGMGDVLSLIEEIESKVDREKAEKLANKLKKGNSFDLNDFLEQLKQMRNMGGMASMLSKMPGISQVPDAVKSQMDDNVLVRMEAIISSMTIKERQKPEIIKGSRKRRIAAGSGTQVQDINRLLKQFDDMQRMMKKMKKGGLAKMMRGMKGMMPPGFPGG
- the rpsP gene encoding 30S ribosomal protein S16, which translates into the protein MVTIRLARGGAKKRPFYQIVVTDSRNARDGRFIERIGFFNPIASGNAEELRLDLDRVEHWVGLGAAVSDRVSTLIKQAKKAA